In Deltaproteobacteria bacterium, one DNA window encodes the following:
- a CDS encoding ATP-binding protein, with protein MYIKRDLEAIIRKYLPTPEILAIIGPRQSGKTTLLKQIVKSLSKAVFLDFEDRDLLSLFNTDIKAFFNIHVKGADYLIIDEFQYAADGGQKLKYLYDTYGIKIIISGSSVLDLTHQAIKYLVGRIFIFHLPVFTFQECLAYREPGLYENVYLDAKEKTDRYMQGKRKTPPKLSEHVGREILKHYHEYAIFGGYPRVVLAEGKKEKITVLKNIYNTYLLREIRDILQLSTENELRKLVKALSLQAGSMIVHNELGQVSSLNFSRLRSHLAILEKTFVIKRLTPFCKNRRTEIAKTPKVYFWDNGFRNMVINNFQPLDERTDRGCLNENFVAGQLLKRGYEVHYWRTKSKAEIDFVIEAQGLNIAIEVKSLLASNKGGRAVFHFREKYPVDRMIVLSENYCFFDRNKDIAFLPVYLV; from the coding sequence ATGTATATAAAACGTGATCTCGAAGCAATTATCAGAAAATATCTTCCCACGCCTGAGATACTGGCTATTATTGGTCCACGCCAATCCGGAAAAACTACACTTTTAAAACAAATTGTGAAGTCGCTCAGTAAGGCTGTCTTTCTGGACTTTGAGGACCGGGACCTTTTGAGCCTTTTCAACACGGATATCAAAGCCTTCTTCAATATTCATGTAAAGGGAGCGGACTATCTTATCATTGACGAGTTTCAGTATGCCGCGGACGGAGGCCAAAAGCTGAAATACCTTTATGACACCTACGGGATCAAGATTATTATTTCAGGGTCATCGGTGTTGGACCTCACCCATCAGGCCATCAAATACCTGGTGGGCCGCATCTTTATTTTTCACCTTCCCGTCTTTACCTTCCAGGAGTGCCTGGCCTACAGGGAGCCGGGACTTTATGAAAACGTCTATCTCGATGCCAAGGAGAAGACGGATCGCTACATGCAGGGCAAACGAAAGACACCCCCGAAACTTTCTGAACACGTCGGCCGGGAGATCCTTAAACACTATCACGAATATGCCATTTTCGGCGGGTATCCCAGGGTCGTACTTGCTGAGGGCAAGAAAGAGAAAATAACGGTTTTAAAAAATATCTATAATACGTATCTGCTGCGGGAGATTCGAGACATCCTGCAGTTGAGCACGGAGAATGAATTGCGGAAACTTGTGAAGGCGCTCTCTCTTCAGGCCGGGTCTATGATCGTGCATAACGAACTGGGCCAAGTCTCATCTCTCAACTTCAGCCGGCTCCGAAGCCATTTGGCCATACTGGAGAAGACGTTTGTCATTAAAAGACTGACTCCTTTTTGCAAGAACAGACGTACGGAAATTGCCAAGACTCCAAAAGTCTATTTCTGGGATAACGGCTTCCGCAATATGGTCATCAATAATTTCCAGCCTCTGGACGAAAGGACGGACAGGGGATGCCTAAATGAAAATTTTGTGGCAGGGCAGTTGTTGAAAAGGGGCTACGAGGTTCATTATTGGCGTACAAAATCCAAAGCCGAGATCGATTTCGTGATCGAGGCCCAAGGGCTGAATATTGCTATAGAGGTGAAATCCCTATTAGCTTCGAATAAGGGAGGCAGGGCGGTGTTTCATTTCAGGGAAAAGTATCCGGTGGACAGAATGATCGTATTGTCTGAGAATTACTGTTTCTTTGACAGGAACAAGGATATTGCATTTCTGCCTGTCTATCTTGTTTAG